The sequence below is a genomic window from Ovis canadensis isolate MfBH-ARS-UI-01 breed Bighorn chromosome 1, ARS-UI_OviCan_v2, whole genome shotgun sequence.
TAGACCTAGATTCTGTATTAGTTTGTTAGGGATGCcacaacaaagtaccacaaactaggTGATACAGAAGTTTATAATCTCATGGCTCTGGAGTGCATAGGAGTCTGAAATCAAGGAATTGGCAGGATTGGTTCCTTCTGAGGACTATGAGGAAATGGTATGTTCAGGCccttctccttggcttgtagacggTCATCTTCGTgttcacatggcattctccctgtatgtgtatgtctgtgtccaaatcttaacttctttaaaaaattaattaattaattatttttggttgctccgggtctttgttgcttcatgCAGgctttttttagttgtggcaagtgggggctattgTTTGTCACAGTGTGTGGGCTCTCTTTCTCATCACaatggcttctcttactgtggagcacgggctctagagcacacaggtttcagtagttgtggtactcaggcttagttgccccacagcatgtggagtcttcccagtccagagatcaaacctgtttcccctcacattggcaggtggactctcaaccactggaccaccagggacatcccaaaCTTTCTCTTATAAGGTTTTCAGTCATATTGGGTTAGGATCAACCTAATGATCTCAACTGATTACATTTGCTAggaccttatttccaaatgggATCACCTTCTGGAGTACTAGAGGTGAAGACTTTGACATAGGTCTTTTTGATGCTTCCCATGCCCCACGTGGGAAAATCAGATTGTCCTAAAATACTGCAGATGACCACTACCAGCCTTGGCCCAGCATTACCCCAGGGTAGATCTGCCTCTGCAGATGAGCTGACCATACAGCAGAAGAAGGGGCCTGTCAAGACGGCCTACAGGAGAAACATGGCTCGTGTCTGCCTTGCAGACGACCTGAGTCCCAGTTTCCTCACACAGAGCCTTTCCTGTTTAATCCCACATCCCCACCCCACCATATGTGTCTGAAGGGTGCTAGTCTCTGCACATAAGCTGTTCTCTAAGGTttgtggatgagatggttggatggcatcactgactcaatggacatgagtctgagtaaactccaggagttggtgatggacagggaggcctggcatgctgcagtccatggggttgcaaagagctgggcatgactgagcaactgaactgaactgaaggtttgtgaGGTGGGCCTTATTATAGCACAGATTCCAGAGGACTGAGGCCAACTTTtctccttcccagcccaggagaaCCTTCCTCAAGCTTTTTTAAGAGGACAACCCTGAGGAAAGGAAGGCCTACTTTTAATATCGTAGAGGAAATTGTTTTGGAGACAATAAAAAACTGACTTCCTGTGTGGTCATCACACTTGacactttccttccttccctttggtTTAGAATGAAAGGAAGTCTGCTTTTCTTTTAACAACAGGGACCTAAAAGCTCTTACATGTCTTAGCATGTatcaaaagtaaagaagaaatgcTGCTGAAGCTAATCTAATTTTATCAATCTATAATAGAATACTTTATCTACATCTTAATGACATACCCACTTGGCTCTCCTAGCCCATTGTATTTAGAATTTCATTTAATTACTTCAATCACTTATCAGATTGTGTGTTCACTCATTCACATATTCAAAATATGTtgattgagacttccctggtggtccagtggctaagtggtCTTAGCCACTAGGAGCCATTGGGAACTCCATGTTCCCAATACAGtggggccaggttcaatccctggtcaggaaactagatcccacacaccacagctaagacctggcatagccaaataaattaattgcaAAAGACTCAAAATATGTTTACTCAGCACTTATATGTGCTAGGGACTGATATTAGATCaattttacacattaaaaaataacagaaagattAAATAACCTGGCAAAGTCATAGCTAGTTCCGAGTTTGCATAGTTAATGGTGGGTGTATTACCAGTTCTCAAGTACCCTTAATCCCAGTTTTATGCTTTGTACACTTGCAATTATCCTGTTAATGGAGTACTTCATCCTTCAAGCTCCTCAATATTGCTAGGCCAAATCTTACTTGGGTTCTTGAGTCTACTGCAAAATGTCAATTGTTTCTCAAAAATGTAGGTCCAGGTACTCCTGAAAACATTCAAGTCTCTTTCGATAGTGGTGCTCTGAAGGCGTCTGTTTCGTGGGCACCGACAGAAGGAGCCTTCAACTATACCGTGATGGCTTTGAGTGACTCTTCCAGGTTGAGCTGCAGTACAGCTTTCAGTTCCTGCACCATCTACTCTCTCCAGTGTGGAACCAAGTACCTGATTTCAGTTTCAGCAAGTAATGATGCCGGATCTAGCAGATCGACTTCAGCAGTGACTTTGAAAACCGGTATGTAAACAGGAGCGAGATCACTGGGGGCCTGGCAAGCCCAAGTGGCTGACCTTAGGGAAACAAATAATTACATCACAATGTTCCAGAATGTTCCAGAATGCACTAgaacaaatgaaagcaaaagcCTACTCTAAATGGAAGCATAGAGTTGAACATTCTGAGGAGTCTGAATAATGTTGATAGTGAAACCAGATCTTGTGCATTGGaaaaagcactttgaaaattaAGAGGCCAGTTTCCTCTTCTAGATCTTTCACTAATCAGtctattttcttttgcatttgtaaAGTTGTAAATATTCTAAGATCCAGTTTGATAACAACTCTAGCTGTGCAGCCCCTTGTTTACATCATGTTTCACAGACCTAGGCCTGGTAGGAGCTATTCTTTAAGATAAACAGGGAATGTCTATAGTTTGGAATATGTGTTTAGATATCCGCCCTCTTTCATTCTTATCAATGTGATAAAGACATACATATGTGGAAGTCTACACTtcaatttagaaatatttgtgtGTTTTGAGAATGTGAACTAACATTTAGTGAACAGCTGCTATGCAAAGCTGCAAAGAAAATCTCTTGTAGTACTCTCACACtcctttttatttatcatttcctaGTTGCTTGTGCACCTGGAAGAGTGGCGATCCAAGAAgatcctcctggccacctgtcTGTAGCTTGGTCCAATGTGGATCTGGGTGATTACTACGTGGCCTTCGTGAAAAGTGATGATGGCTTGGAAGTACATTGCAACACTTCCCTCACCCAGTGCAATTTCTTATCTGAGTGTGGCTTCACTTACTTTATTAGTGTTTTTGCCTATAACAAGGCAGGGCAGAGTCCTTTGGGTGATGTGTTTAATTATACCACAGGTGAGTTGCGCTTGATGTTTGTAAAGGGAGTTCTGAGTTCACTAAAGTCAGTAGCAGAATGGACCACCCATTGCACTCCTTGACTACCTGGGAGTCATTTTAGGTCCAAGAATGGAAAGTGAGTTCTTTCCTGGGGAATTTGGACTAAGTGAACTCAACCTTAACAAGAATACAAGGTTTAGGAGTGAGAAGAAAGATTGTTGCTATTCAAGCTTGCTCTGAAAAATTGAACCCTCCATCCAGATCTACTCATTGTTCATCACTGTTCTGGATGCTGAAGGGAAGGCAATCCTTAGGTCTCAGAGTTCACTCTTTCTCCAAGCCCAGAAGACAGAGGTGCAATGGCAAAGATGCCACATGGTATAGAGAGTTCTGGAGTAGGACACCTGGGCTCAAGTCCTAACTTGACCACTAactcatttgtaaagtggaaaTAATGATGTCTACCTCGTTAAGTCCCTGAGTATCCACCACTGCAAAATGGGACAAATAATCAGAAGTACATGAATGTGAAAGGGTCTTTGTATGTAAGAAAAGCACagtgcaaatatttttattagcaGCTTTATTGCTGTTACTATTATTGTCCTGCACTAGACTTGGGCCTTCTACAGGGCAGGGATTATATCTCATTCATCTTTTCATCCTGAATGCTTTTCATAGTGTGACTGGCATATGGGAGATgctcaattttaaaagaatgaatggcGTGAGAGACTTAAAATTAACTATATGTACAAATAAGAATACAGTAATACAACTATATAAATAACAATTATAGCTGGATTACATACATTTTTATCCGGATGAGGGAATCAAATAGTTGGTGCCTTTGGAATTTGGAGTCAGAGGCCATCAATAAGGTCTCAAGGGCCTTCCAGAGGGAGTGGTTTTGAACTGGATCTTTAAGGATGACTGGAATGTCGGTGGagcaagagcattccagggaaaccccatatgagTTAGACATTTGCCACAATTTGTCCTTGAAGTAATGTAGGGCTCTTCTAAAATGTACTAATGAAAGGCTTCCTCCTCTCCTCCGCCCCATAGTTTTATCTAGTTTAGAgtttggaaagactgatagaGTCTAGAAGTTAGATTAAATGTGATTTTGTCAGGCAGGAGAATGGTCCCACATTCCAGTAGAGGGGACACAGTCTCTGAAACACAGGGAAAAAACATGCGCGTTGGGTGGGGAATTAAGAAGTCAGGTGAGGCAGGGGGTGTGGGGAGCAGCTGGATGTGTCGACAGGGTAGAGCTTACTGTAACCTTGAATGTCATGCAGAAAGAAGTTATCCTCTATGTAGTGGATGTCAGGGAGGATCACTGTTGGACAGACCTGTAGGAGATTCTTACGGTGACTGCAGAGACTCCTGGGCACGGAGACACCGGGACTCAACGCCCCTCTGACAGCGTGGCTCCTGTACTGACGTCCTTCTCTCTGCTCCTGCTTTCAGCTCCCTGTTGTCCTAGTGACATTAACCCTGTGCTGGTGTCCAGTGACAGAGTAGAGATTGTCTGGTCTCCCGTCCGAGGTGCTGAACTTTATGAAACAAAGGCTGTGGATGGGTTCAATGTGGTTGAGTGTAACGACACGGCTCCAGCTTGCACGCTTTCTGCTCTGGAGTGTGACACCAAGTACAACGTCACAGTGTATTCCTTCAGTGAAGTCCGGGGCAGCAATACATCATGTACTTCCCAATTCATAACCACAGGTATGATACAGCAAGGATTTTGTTCACCGATGTCTGGATGGCTCACCTCTATGTCCCTCAGGAAAGGCATTCAGCAAGTATGGTAAAAAGGTTAACTGCCATTAATGACTCTTGGTAGGGATCCTGAGAGCCCCTCTTACAAAGGAGAGGCAGAAGAGAAGGTGGAAGAGGGAAAGAGGACAGCAAGAAACAGGAAACCCTGGGGAGCATGGAAGGATTGGCTGGTGATTACCTCAGCCATTCACATCCTCCTAGCTttggggctggagaaggcaatggcaacccactccagtactcttgcctggaaaatcccaggggtggaggagcctggtgggctgccgtctatggggtcacacagagtcggacacgactgagcgacttagcagcagcagcagcagcagcagcagcagcagcagcagcagctttggggCACCTGCCTATAGTCACACCATGAAGGTGCAAATGTTTGTCTTAATTACTTTTGCTTTTGGAGTTCAAACGGCTCCTTAACATTTTCCAGTTAGCCCAACACTATGGGAATCTAATACCATCTGTCAATGTCAGCAAGGTTTCCACACAAAGGCTCTAGGAATTTGGCCTGAGCACAAGGTATGGTTGAAAGTAATCATCTCATTTAGGGGAGAAAACAAGTGTACAAGTGTTAGACCAAAAGTCACGTGTGATATTTCTTGACTCTGTTTCCGTTCATAATCTAAAATCTCTTAGCTCCTTGCAGTCCTGAAATCAAAAACATTTCAAAGGATGACTTTTCCATGATTAACGTGCGCTGGCGATCCACTAATGATGAGGCCACTTACACGGTGACTGCCCAGGGGGAGAAAGGGCGGCACCAGTGCAGCAGCACCGGAGAGTCCTGCACCCTGGGGGGCTTACCCTGCGGCTCAGTGTTCTCTGTCACCGCTGTGGCCGAAACACCCGCAGGACGGAGCCTGCCCAGCTACAGTGTGCCTCTAGAGACAGGTATGTAactacatacaatggaatgcaaTGGAATATCAgtcagccagaaaaaggaatgaaactgggtcatttataagggcatggatggacctagagggttcatacagactgaagtcagaaagagaaaagtaaatatcGTATAATATCATTTACAcgaggaatctagaaaaatggtatagatgatcttatttgcaaagcccaaacagagacacagacgtagagaaaaAATGTATAGATACCAAGGAGGAAAGGGGAAATAAGTGAgaggaactgggagattgggattgacatatgtacTACTGATACTAAGTGTAAAACAGACAACTAACGAGAACCTACCGTGTAGGTcagagaactctacttaatgcactgtggggacctgaatgggaaggaagtccaaaatggagggggcatatgtatatgtatggctgagtcactttgctgtacagtagaaactaacataacgttgtaaaacaactatactccaataacaaataatttttaaaaagtaagaaatggGTATGTAGCAACTGCAACCTGAAACTTAGTTCCAGTGGGGTCCTTAGGAATTGTTTTAGGACATGAACTTTATGACTTGATTTACCCTAAGTGTGGTAGAAATACACTAATCTCAGAGAAGCCTTTCAAAGAGCCCAAGTCTTAGAAAACTTTCAACACAGGTTCCATATAAATATCATCTGAAGGCTCTAGTATATTCATACACCAACATCAAAGGAGGAATCCACTGACTCTGCAAAAACATTTCTTTGACTTCATATTCCCCATGACATAGTCTACCAAAGCATCTAACAAGTGACCAAATGAGCTggcttattatttatttctttggttcaGCCCTTTCAAATCTTTCTCTAAAAAAGgctttctgagtttcagtttcctaaTTGGTAGAAGAGGATAATGGCTTCATTGGGTGGTTGTGAATATTACATTTTTTATGCTGCAAAGGACTTAGCATAGTGCCTGCTGTATGGTAGAAGCTTGATAAAAGAAAGCTGTTATTACTTGATAACATTGTGTGTGAATGAAATATAGCAAATTACTTAAAGCCTTTGGGTCTTATTTTCTCTTATATATAACGATAGATGGCACTTTGGAACAGAGGAGTTGAAACATAAAAGGCGGCAGAATAGGGACAATGCCAAATATGCAGGAAGGTTCCCAATATCCTATATGCTGTATAATGGATCTTTGAAGAGTTGAGAATTGATTGTGGTACTCTtagaatattttaagcttttataTAAACTATGTTATAAGGTTTTATATCAACTATGATATGTTTTATATCacaatgcaaaaaggcaaaatggttatctgaggaggccttacaaatagctgagaaagaacagaagtgaaagacaaaggagaaaaggaagtatataccaatttgaatgcagagttccaaagaatagcaaggagagataagaaagacttcctaagtgatcaatgcaaggaaacagagggaaacaatagaattggaaagactagagatctcttcaagaaaattcgagataccaagggaacatttcatgcaaagatgggcacaataaaggacagaaatggtatggacctaacagaagcagaagatattaagaagaggtggcaagaatacacagaagaactgtacaaaaaagatgttcacgacccagataaccacgatcatgtgatcattcacctagagccagacatcctgcaatgtgaagtcaaatgagccttaggaagcatcactataaacaaagctagtggaggtgatggaattacagatgctcatgatgatgctgtgaaagtcctgcactcaatatgccagcaaatttggaaatctcagcagtggccacgggactggaaaaggtcagttttcattccaatcccaaagaaaggaaatgccaaagaatgttcaaactaccgcacaatcgcactcatctcacatgctagcaaaataatgctcaaaattctccaagccaggctttaacagtatgtgaaccaagaacttccagatgttcaagctggatttagaaaaggcagaggaaccagagatcaaattgccaacatccgttggatcatggagaaagcaagagagtttcagaaaaacatctacttctgctttattgactatgccaaagcctttgactatgtgaatcataacaaactgtggaaaattcttcaagagataggaaataccagactacctgatctgcctcctgagaaatctgtatgcaggtcaagaagcaacagttagaaatggacatggaacaacagactgggttccaaatcaggaaaggaatatgtcaaggtcaggctgtatattgtcactctgcttatttagcttatatgcagagtacatcacgtgaaatgccagcctggatgaagcacaatctggaatcaagattgccgggagaaatatcaattacctcatacacgcagatgacaccacccttatggcataaagcgaagaactaaagagcctcttgatggaagtgaaagaggagagtgaaaaagttggcttaaaactcaatattcagaaaactaagatcatggcatccagtcccatcacttcatggcaaatagatgggaaaataatggaaacagtgacagactttatttgcggggggggggggggggggaggggcggggggcggggctccaaaatcactgcagatggtgactgcagacatgaaattaaaagactcttgttccttggaagaaaagttattaccaacctagacaacatattaaaaagcagagacattactttgccaacaaaggtctgtctagtcaaagctatggtttttccagtagtcgtgtatggatgtgagagttggattataaagaaagctgagcgcagaagaattgatgcttttgaattgcggtgttggagagactcttgagagtcccttggactgccatgaaatcaaaccagtccatcctaaaggaaatcagtcctgaatattcactggaaggactgatgctgaagctgaaactgcaatactttggccacctgatgcaaagaactgactcattggaaaagaccctgatgctgggaaagattgagggcaggaggagaaggggacaacagaggatgagatggccagatagcatcaccaactcgatggacatgagtttgagcaaggtccaggaggtggtgatggacagggaggcctggcatactgcagtccttggggttgcaaagagttggatacgactgagtgactgaactgactgatcaacTATGTACCATGAAATGCCTGAGAAAGGCGAAACACATTTTATTGCAAATGTGATAATACGTATTAGGAGAAGAGGCAAATGCAACCATTGCATTGAAATTTGCAACTGGAGTCATTAAAGCTGAAGAACAACAAAGGATTTCTTTCTTATACTGAAAAAAGTTGGGGAGAACCACACATTAATTACCCACAGCCAGTTAGTGAACTTCGTTCTTGGGGAAAGCACTTGCTATATACAGTGATGTTAAATAATGTATCAGAGAGAATGAGATTTTGCTTAACAAAAggacattttttaagtttttaacaattttttattgcagtatagttgatgttCAATGTCATATAAGTcacaatacagtgattcacaatttttaaaagttatgttccatttatagttattaaggATATTTTGATTAACAGTTAAAGGTTTGAGAAATCTAGGATACTGACTGAAAGACAGACAGAATACCATGCTTTGTTGTTTTTCACAAATAATCCTTAGTGGAAATAAAttcccaatttttttctttttccccatttgAGCGCCGTGCTGCTCAGCCAGTCTGATGGTAACTCAGGTCACTCAGTCAGTAATCAACGTGAGCTGGACGGTTGGGACTGGGGCCCTAACCTATGTGACGGTTCTGCAGTCACACACGGGACAGTCAAAGTGTCACACCCATCAAAACCACTGCCTCCTGGGATGCATCACATGCGGCATCAATTACTCAGTGGCAGTAAAAGCAGTTAGTGCCACTGGGTTGACTGCAGACTGCGCCTACCAAAGTTACTCCTCTAGTAAGTGAAAT
It includes:
- the FNDC7 gene encoding fibronectin type III domain-containing protein 7, with protein sequence MAGAPVKFLSVVGFSLICLKMVASTKTAPKIPTIDQAYSKISNSITVEWATVPGATSYLLTAKDGNTVIETTVANSPGTVTGLKAATLYQITVRSISPAGRSQASPPKQAKTVLAAPILQVSSPSSDSILVQWEAVYMAIGFSVSIMQANGLGRIWKENTTNTSLTFTSLDSGTLYTIKAYAWNANGTPGDDSTCNQRTSPGTPENIQVSFDSGALKASVSWAPTEGAFNYTVMALSDSSRLSCSTAFSSCTIYSLQCGTKYLISVSASNDAGSSRSTSAVTLKTVACAPGRVAIQEDPPGHLSVAWSNVDLGDYYVAFVKSDDGLEVHCNTSLTQCNFLSECGFTYFISVFAYNKAGQSPLGDVFNYTTAPCCPSDINPVLVSSDRVEIVWSPVRGAELYETKAVDGFNVVECNDTAPACTLSALECDTKYNVTVYSFSEVRGSNTSCTSQFITTAPCSPEIKNISKDDFSMINVRWRSTNDEATYTVTAQGEKGRHQCSSTGESCTLGGLPCGSVFSVTAVAETPAGRSLPSYSVPLETAPCCSASLMVTQVTQSVINVSWTVGTGALTYVTVLQSHTGQSKCHTHQNHCLLGCITCGINYSVAVKAVSATGLTADCAYQSYSSSACCPLGVKLYRLGPNGIRIHWQASRGSANYSTDLYGSKGIFTCAPSAGLSFCDVTEIPCGDVYTVMVSPVAETGLKLTFCPKKIYSVTCSGSTLGMVIYRGKRNVE